In Rothia mucilaginosa, one genomic interval encodes:
- a CDS encoding ubiquitin-like protein Pup, with protein sequence MSRERISAQQTETTAAEQEQELTLAASHVVSDVSEVDDLLDEIDGLLAENAEDFVTGFVQKGGE encoded by the coding sequence ATGAGCCGCGAACGCATCAGCGCACAGCAGACCGAAACCACCGCAGCCGAGCAGGAGCAGGAACTGACTCTCGCCGCCTCGCACGTGGTGTCTGACGTGAGCGAGGTCGACGACCTGCTTGACGAAATTGACGGCCTGCTCGCTGAGAACGCTGAAGACTTCGTCACCGGCTTCGTCCAGAAGGGCGGCGAGTAA
- the dop gene encoding depupylase/deamidase Dop produces MTSTPSYGVHRIMGAETEYGVIAPSAPGTNPTVLSALVVNTYAKLAFRRGAAFREQLQRRALADELTAEQARQAENYSTETPEGQWLGESESPLRDAFGQVQDASTAHSSQMTHTRTELTSEDIALEIMREAGVQAPGEPAEPRSALDALAGVHGRGGFPERLDWDRVTMNAILPNGARLYVDHAHPEYSSPEVLTPADAVLYDAAGDALAYESLVELGNHAQDLPQVKLYKNNTDSKGQSYGAHENYLISRDVPFEQVADALLPFFATRAIFTGAGRVGIGTHGEVPGFQISSRADFFERTIGLETTIRRPIVNTRDEPHADESKYRRLHVIPADANMSHYSNLLKFGTAALVMNLIESHSEQAPVLPGVRLSDPVAAMHAVSHDLSLSVQLPLAPSSATLPNPVSTSGSASALQIQRAYYEASRAHEESNPAGVDAATAQILDLWGEVLDALETNPLSLADRLDWVAKYALVRGYVAQGVDYSNPKLKALDLQYADIDPSKSLYHRLVARGRMRTLFSAEQVERATTEPPRETRAFLRGTLMARWPEEILGINWDTVSCRGRYSKDLTRFTMMEPTRYGAAEVEPLLDEVNHSDELLTRLR; encoded by the coding sequence CGCGCCCTGGCGGATGAGCTGACCGCCGAGCAGGCACGCCAGGCAGAGAACTACTCGACCGAAACCCCTGAGGGCCAGTGGCTGGGGGAGTCCGAGTCGCCCCTGCGTGACGCCTTCGGGCAGGTTCAGGACGCCTCCACCGCCCACTCGAGCCAGATGACGCACACCCGTACCGAGCTGACCAGCGAAGATATTGCTCTGGAGATTATGCGTGAGGCGGGCGTTCAGGCACCGGGTGAGCCCGCCGAGCCGCGTAGCGCCCTGGATGCGCTCGCCGGTGTGCACGGCCGCGGTGGTTTCCCGGAGCGTCTGGATTGGGACCGCGTGACCATGAACGCGATTCTGCCCAATGGTGCGCGCCTGTATGTGGATCACGCGCATCCGGAGTATTCCTCGCCGGAGGTTCTGACCCCCGCCGACGCGGTGCTCTATGACGCTGCCGGTGACGCGCTGGCCTATGAGTCGCTGGTGGAGCTGGGCAACCACGCGCAGGATTTGCCGCAGGTGAAGCTGTACAAGAACAACACCGACTCGAAGGGCCAGTCGTACGGCGCCCACGAAAACTACCTGATTAGCCGTGATGTTCCGTTTGAGCAGGTTGCGGATGCGCTCCTGCCGTTTTTTGCGACCCGCGCGATTTTTACGGGTGCGGGCCGTGTGGGTATTGGTACGCACGGTGAGGTTCCGGGTTTTCAGATTAGTTCGCGCGCTGATTTCTTTGAGCGCACGATTGGTCTGGAGACCACGATTCGCCGCCCGATTGTGAATACGCGCGATGAGCCGCACGCGGATGAGTCGAAGTACCGCCGCCTGCACGTGATTCCGGCGGATGCAAACATGTCGCACTATTCGAACCTGTTGAAGTTTGGTACGGCGGCTCTGGTGATGAACCTGATTGAGTCGCACAGTGAGCAGGCTCCGGTGCTGCCGGGCGTGCGCCTGTCTGATCCGGTGGCGGCGATGCACGCGGTCAGCCACGACCTGTCGCTGTCGGTTCAGCTGCCGCTGGCGCCGTCTTCGGCGACCCTGCCGAACCCGGTGTCCACGAGCGGTTCTGCGAGTGCGCTGCAGATTCAGCGCGCCTACTATGAGGCCTCCCGCGCGCACGAGGAGTCAAACCCGGCGGGTGTGGATGCTGCGACCGCGCAGATTCTTGATCTGTGGGGTGAGGTTCTGGACGCCCTGGAAACCAACCCGCTCTCGCTGGCGGATCGTCTGGATTGGGTGGCGAAGTATGCGCTGGTGCGCGGCTATGTCGCTCAGGGCGTAGATTATTCGAATCCGAAGTTGAAGGCGTTGGATTTGCAGTACGCTGATATTGACCCCTCGAAGAGCCTGTATCACCGTCTGGTGGCGCGTGGCCGTATGCGCACGCTGTTCTCTGCGGAGCAGGTCGAGCGTGCGACGACTGAGCCGCCGCGTGAGACGCGCGCGTTTTTGCGTGGCACGTTGATGGCACGTTGGCCGGAGGAGATTCTCGGTATTAACTGGGATACGGTGTCGTGCCGCGGCAGGTATTCGAAGGATCTGACTCGTTTTACGATGATGGAGCCGACCCGGTACGGTGCCGCCGAGGTGGAGCCGCTGCTGGATGAGGTGAACCATTCGGATGAGCTGCTGACCCGCCTGCGCTAG